Proteins from a genomic interval of Bos mutus isolate GX-2022 chromosome 15, NWIPB_WYAK_1.1, whole genome shotgun sequence:
- the LAMTOR1 gene encoding ragulator complex protein LAMTOR1, whose protein sequence is MGCCYSSENEDSDQDREERKLLLDPSSPPTKALNGAEPNYHSLPSARTDEQALLSSILAKTASNIIDVSAADSQGMEQHEYMDRARQYSTRLAVLSSSLTHWKKLPPLPSLTSQPHQVLASEPVPFSDLQQVSRIAAYAYSALSQIRVDAKEELVVQFGIP, encoded by the exons GACCGAGAGGAGCGGAAGCTGCTGCTGGACCCTAGCAGCCCACCCACCAAAGCCCTCAATGGAGCCGAGCCCAACTATCACAGCCTGCCCTCTGCTCGCACCGATGAGCAGGCGCTGCTCTCCTCCATCCTCGCCAAGACAGCCAG CAACATCATTGATGTGTCTGCTGCAGACTCCCAGGGCATGGAGCAGCACGAGTACATGGACCGGGCTCGGCAGTACAG CACCCGTTTGGCTGTGCTGAGCAGCAGCCTGACCCATTGGAAGAAGCTGCCGCCGCTGCCGTCTCTCACCAGCCAGCCCCATCAAGTGCTGGCCAGCGAGCCCGTCCCCTTCTCCGACTTGCAGCAG GTCTCCAGGATAGCTGCTTATGCCTATAGTGCACTTTCTCAGATCCGTGTGGACGCAAAAGAGGAGCTGGTTGTACAGTTCGGGATCCCGTGA